In one window of Nothobranchius furzeri strain GRZ-AD chromosome 11, NfurGRZ-RIMD1, whole genome shotgun sequence DNA:
- the snai2 gene encoding zinc finger protein SNAI2, translated as MPRSFLVKKHINSTKKPNYSELESPTVFITPHFYKGLPLSVIPQPEILSPAPYSPITVWTTSSLPLSPLPSDLSPISGYPSSLSDTSSKDHSGSESPRSDEDEQLLPKLTDPNGIEAEKFQCSLCNKSYSTYSGLLKHKQLHCDAQTRKSFSCKYCEKEYVSLGALKMHIRTHTLPCVCKICGKAFSRPWLLQGHIRTHTGEKPFSCPHCNRAFADRSNLRAHLQTHSDVKKYQCKNCSKTFSRMSLLHKHEESGCCAAH; from the exons ATGCCACGGTCATTTTTGGTCAAGAAGCACATAAACTCCACAAAGAAGCCAAATTATAGTGAGCTGGAAAGCCCGACAG TGTTCATCACGCCGCACTTCTACAAGGGCCTCCCCTTATCCGTCATCCCCCAGCCGGAGATCCTGAGCCCGGCACCCTACAGCCCCATCACAGTGTGGACCACCAGCAGCCTGCCGCTGTCCCCGCTGCCCAGCGACCTCTCCCCCATCTCCGGGTACCCCTCATCCCTGTCCGACACATCCTCCAAGGACCACAGCGGCTCAGAAAGCCCGAGGAGCGACGAGGACGAGCAGCTGCTGCCCAAACTGACGGACCCGAACGGAATAGAGGCGGAAAAGTTTCAATGTAGTTTGTGCAACAAGTCCTACTCCACGTACTCTGGACTGCTCAAGCACAAACAGCTGCACTGCGACGCTCAAACGAGGAAATCCTTCAGCTGTAAATACTGCGAGAAGGAGTATGTTAGTCTGGGAGCTCTTAAGATGCACATCAGGACTCACACTTTGCCTTGTGTTTGCAAAATATGCGGGAAGGCTTTCTCCAGACCGTGGCTGCTCCAAGGACACATCAGGACGCACACGG GTGAGAAGCCGTTCTCCTGCCCTCACTGCAACAGAGCGTTTGCGGACAGGTCTAATCTCAGGGCCCACCTACAGACCCATTCAGATGTGAAAAAATACCAGTGCAAGAACTGCTCCAAAACCTTCTCCAGGATGTCTCTTCTACACAAGCATGAGGAATCTGGCTGTTGTGCAGCACACTGA